From a single Aricia agestis chromosome 17, ilAriAges1.1, whole genome shotgun sequence genomic region:
- the LOC121735619 gene encoding kinesin-like protein unc-104 isoform X12 gives MSSVKVAVRVRPFNSREIARDCKCIIEMSGNTTVILNPKLPPNNKEGAKSFNFDFSYWSHNPSDPEFSSQIMVYKDIGEEMLQHAFDGYNICIFAYGQTGAGKSYTMMGRGEDGQEGIIPQICKDLFRRIRQTTSDDLTYSVEVSYMEIYCERVRDLLNPKNKGNLRVREHPALGPYVEDLSKLAVMSYQDIYDLIDEGNKARTVAATNMNETSSRSHAVFTIFFTQQRHDKTTNLVSEKVSKISLVDLAGSERADSTGAKGTRLKEGANINKSLTTLGKVISALAEISASKSKKSKKADFIPYRDSVLTWLLRENLGGNSKTAMIAAISPADINYDETLSTLRYADRAKQIVCKAVVNEDANAKLIRELKEEILKLRELLKAEGIDVAEGPDGRVVYEKKEPPTTEENASPMRKKSEGEVLSPKLSRAATTIAEEAVDQLQASEKLIAELNETWEEKLKRTEQIRVQREAVFAEMGLAVKEGITVGVYSPKKTPHLVNLNEDPNLSECLIYYIKDGVTRLGTAEANVPQDIQLSGSHILSEHCIFENTDGVICLIPHRGALVYVNGREVEEPIILKTGSRVILGKNHVFRFTHPGQPREERVISNKDKELNETEREQSNTETEVASDIETVDWDYAQCELLEKQGIDLKAEMRKRLVALEEQFKREKEHADQQFEEQRKNYEARIDALQRQVEEQSVTMSMYSSYTPEDFHNDEDIFECWSAREVGLAAWAFRKWKYHQFTSLRDDLWGNAIFLKEANAISVELRKKVQFQFTLLTDTPYSPLPPELAPRDDDHEYRPGAPTVVAVEVTDTKNGATHYWTLEKLRQRLELMREMYHNEAELSPTSPEHNIESVTGGDPFYDRFPWFRLVGRSFVYLSNLLYPVPLIHKVAIVNEKGDVKGYLRVAVQAVLDAEKNVCYVDNAEFAAGVKQSAKISFDDDIAPTRSRLKALTNVDKNNALNLEDRTEQDSNIKIEELAATECDADSGRGDSSLASELKEEDLPDHLTLGKEFTFRVTVLQAHSVSADYADVFCQFNFLHRNEDAFSTEPVKNAGKNTPLGFYHVQNITVPVTKSFVDYIKSQPIVFEVFGHYQQHPLHKDAKQDGVGGRLPPRRMLPPSLPISAPVRSPKWGAAAVAPPCCSSHLHSKHDLLVWFEICELAPNGEYVPAVVEHSDELPCRGLFLLHQGIQRRIRITILHEPSGDLHWSDVRELVVGRIRNTPEANEDTTDGDEDSALSLGLFPGERPTLDDRAVFRFEAAWDSSLHGSPLLNRVSGNGEVVYITLSAYLEVENCGRPAIITKDLSVVVVGRDSRIGAGRSLRRALFGSKAARADRLTGLYELSLHRALEPGVQRRQRRVLDTSGTYVRGEENLHGWRPRGDSLIFDHQRRIWRKLVYDWPLDIIDKFQWELEKMTRLEQVSRTRHFLALRERLRHGHENTVTPNDFTKTEKEVSNMAAKAAAECGHAREDVYEPWEMTPRERELATKYIKLIQGRIGHKEVETAVSPATPVDEGVSADISTPSLLSSIHSASSFELCSPERAMLERAAGWGGGAATTVGGALYVPECEEVRVSAAVARRGYLNVLQHGTHGWKKRWLVVRRPYVFMYRDERDPVERAVINLANAHVEYSEDQEQMVRMPNTFSVVSKERGYLLQTLGDKEVHDWLYAINPLLAGQIRCATGRGQRGAGRGSRAARGARGARRTHETASQWSLSSFFKSVAEARISHRPLRATRSLPRY, from the exons GCTACAACATATGCATATTCGCGTACGGACAAACTGGCGCGGGCAAGTCCTACACGATGATGGGCCGCGGCGAGGACGGCCAGGAGGGCATCATCCCGCAGATCTGCAAGGACCTCTTCCGCCGCATCCGGCAGACCACGTCAGATGACCTCACTTACTCG GTGGAAGTATCCTACATGGAGATATACTGCGAGCGAGTGCGTGATCTGCTCAACCCTAAGAACAAGGGCAACCTGAGGGTCCGCGAGCACCCCGCCCTCGGCCCTTACGTGGAGGACCTCAGCAAGCTCGCCGTCATGTCCTACCAGGATATATACGACCTTATTGACGAGGGGAATAAGGCCAG GACTGTAGCAGCAACCAACATGAACGAGACGTCGTCCCGCTCGCACGCGGTGTTCACCATCTTCTTCACGCAGCAGCGACACGACAAGACCACCAACTTGGTCTCAGAGAAG GTATCCAAGATCTCCCTAGTGGATCTGGCCGGGTCTGAGCGGGCTGACTCCACCGGCGCCAAGGGCACGCGGCTGAAGGAGGGCGCCAACATCAACAAGTCACTCACCACGCTCGGCAAAGTCATATCCGCGCTCGCTGAGATC TCG GCATCAAAAAGCAAGAAATCTAAGAAGGCGGACTTCATACCTTACCGTGACTCGGTTCTAACATGGCTTCTACGTGAGAATCTCGGCGGCAACTCCAAAACCGCCATGATAGCGGCCATATCACCCGCTGATATTAACTACGACGAGACGCTGAGTACATTGAG GTACGCGGATCGCGCCAAACAGATCGTCTGCAAGGCGGTCGTCAATGAGGACGCCAACGCCAAACTCATTCGAGAACTCAAGGAGGAGATACTCAAACTGCGCGAGCTGCTCAAGGCGGAGGGCATAGACGTCGCTGAAG GACCCGATGGTAGAGTCGTTTATGAAAAGAAAGAACCGCCTACCA CAGAGGAGAACGCGTCGCCGATGCGCAAGAAGAGCGAGGGCGAGGTGCTGTCGCCGAAGCTGTCGCGAGCCGCCACCACCATCGCCGAGGAGGCGGTCGACCAGCTGCAGGCTTCGGAGAAGCTTATTGCAG AACTAAACGAGACTTGGGAGGAGAAGCTCAAACGCACGGAACAGATACGAGTGCAGCGCGAGGCCGTTTTTGCTGAGATGGGTCTAGCTGTGAAGGAGGGTATAACAGTCGGTGTATACTCGCCCAAGAAGACTCCACATCTTGTCAACTTGAATGAGGACCCGAATTTGTCGGAATGCCTCATTTATTATATCAAGGATG GTGTGACCCGGCTCGGTACAGCTGAGGCCAACGTGCCCCAAGACATCCAGCTATCTGGCTCACACATACTTAGCGAGCACTGCATATTCGAGAACACGGACGGCGTCATCTGCCTCATACCGCACCGCGGCGCGCTCGTGTACGTCAACGGCCGAGAG GTGGAGGAGCCGATAATCCTGAAGACCGGTTCCCGGGTGATCCTGGGCAAGAACCACGTGTTCCGGTTCACGCACCCCGGCCAGCCGCGAGAGGAGCGCGTCATCAGCAACAAGGACAAGGAGCTCAATGAGACGGAGAGGGAACAGAGCAATACTGAGACTGAAG TCGCGAGCGACATAGAGACAGTAGACTGGGACTACGCGCAGTGCGAACTGCTGGAGAAACAGGGCATAGACCTGAAGGCCGAGATGAGGAAGCGCCTCGTCGCCCTCGAGGAGCAGTTCAAGAGAGAGAAGGAACATGCAGACCAGCAGTTTGAGGAACAGAGAAAG AACTACGAAGCCCGCATCGATGCACTCCAGCGTCAGGTGGAGGAGCAGAGCGTCACCATGTCTATGTACAGCTCCTACACGCCGGAAGACTTCCACAATGATGAAGACATATTCG AGTGTTGGTCGGCGCGCGAGGTGGGGCTGGCGGCGTGGGCGTTCCGCAAGTGGAAGTACCACCAGTTCACCTCGCTGAGGGATGACCTGTGGGGCAACGCTATCTTCCTCAAG GAGGCGAACGCAATCTCCGTGGAGCTCCGCAAGAAGGTCCAATTCCAGTTCACCCTACTCACGGACACGCCCTACTCGCCCCTCCCACCGGAACTCGCGCCGCGCGACGACGACCACGAGTACCGCCCCGGTGCGCCCACTGTGGTCGCCGTAGAGGTTACTGATACGAAGAACGGGGCTACGCATTATTGGACGCTGGAGAAGTTGCG ACAACGTCTCGAGCTGATGCGCGAGATGTATCACAACGAGGCGGAGCTGTCGCCGACGTCGCCAGAGCACAACATCGAGTCGGTGACCGGCGGCGATCCATTCTACGACCGGTTCCCCTGGTTCCGTCTGGTTGGACG GAGCTTCGTGTACCTATCGAACCTGCTGTACCCGGTCCCGCTCATTCACAAGGTGGCCATCGTGAACGAGAAAGGAGACGTTAAGGGTTACCTGCGCGTCGCCGTGCAGGCCGTGCTCGACGCTGAAAAGA ATGTCTGCTACGTAGACAACGCGGAATTCGCGGCGGGCGTCAAACAGTCCGCCAAGATATCGTTCGACGACGATATCGCTCCGACGCGCTCACGACTGAAGGCGCTAACGAATGTCGACAAGAACAATGCTCTGAATCTCGAAGACAGGACCGAACAGGACTCTAATATCAAGATTGAGG AACTAGCAGCTACCGAGTGCGACGCCGACAGCGGGCGCGGGGACAGCTCCCTGGCGTCGGAGCTGAAGGAGGAGGACCTGCCCGACCACCTCACCCTGGGCAAGGAGTTCACCTTCCGCGTGACAGTGCTGCAGGCGCACAGCGTGTCGGCTGACTATGCTGATGTGTTCTGCCAGTTCAA TTTCTTACACAGGAACGAGGACGCATTTTCCACAGAGCCCGTCAAGAACGCTGGAAAGAACACCCCTCTTGGATTCTACCACGTACAAAAC ATCACAGTTCCAGTAACGAAGTCATTCGTGGACTACATCAAGTCTCAGCCGATTGTTTTCGAAGTATTCGGTCACTACCAACAACACCCACTGCATAAG GACGCGAAACAAGACGGCGTGGGGGGTCGATTACCCCCTCGCCGCATGCTGCCCCCCTCTCTGCCGATATCGGCGCCGGTCCGCAGCCCCAAGTGGGGCGCGGCCGCCGTGGCCCCGCCCTGCTGCTCCTCCCACCTTCACTCCAAACACGACCTGCTCGTCTGGTTCGAGATCTGCGAGCTCGCGCCCAATGGAGAATATGTGCCGGCG GTGGTGGAGCACAGCGACGAGTTACCCTGCCGCGGACTGTTCCTGCTGCACCAGGGCATACAGCGGCGCATACGCATCACGATACTGCACGAACCCTCCGGTGATCTTCACTGGAGCGACGTGAGGGAACTCGTTGTTG GACGTATCAGAAACACACCCGAGGCTAACGAGGATACGACGGACGGGGACGAGGACAGCGCACTGTCGCTCGGCCTGTTCCCCGGAGAACGACCCACGCTGGACGACAGGGCGGTGTTCCG ATTCGAAGCGGCATGGGACAGCAGCTTGCACGGCTCACCGCTGCTCAACAGAGTTAGCGGCAACGGCGAGGTCGTCTACATCACGCTTAGTGCTTATCTCGAG GTGGAAAACTGTGGTCGACCAGCTATCATCACCAAGGATCTATCAGTGGTGGTCGTCGGGCGCGATTCTCGCATCGGCGCTGGGCGATCGCTCCGTCGCGCGCTCTTTGGCTCCAAGGCGGCACGCGCTGACCGCCTCACCGGGCTATACGAGTTGAGTCTTCACCGCGCGCTGGAGCCCG GTGTACAACGTCGTCAGAGACGAGTGCTCGACACAAGTGGCACTTATGTGCGAGGTGAAGAGAACTTGCACGGTTGGCGCCCTAGGGGCGACTCCCTCATATTCGACCACCAG AGGCGTATCTGGCGCAAACTGGTCTATGATTGGCCGCTGGACATTATCGATAAATTTCAG TGGGAGCTAGAGAAGATGACTCGACTGGAGCAAGTGAGCCGGACACGTCACTTCCTGGCGCTGCGCGAGCGCCTGCGTCACGGACACGAGAATACCGTCACACCCAACGACTTTACGAAGACAGAGAAG GAGGTGAGCAACATGGCGGCTAAGGCGGCCGCGGAGTGCGGTCACGCACGCGAGGATGTATACGAGCCGTGGGAGATGACGCCGCGCGAACGGGAACTCGCCACCAAATACATTAAACTTATACAGG GGAGGATAGGTCACAAGGAGGTGGAGACCGCGGTGTCGCCCGCCACGCCCGTTGACGAGGGCGTGTCCGCCGACATCAGCACGCCCAGCCTGCTCTCCTCCATACACAGCGCCAGCAGCTTCGA GCTATGTTCCCCGGAGCGCGCCATGCTGGAGCGCGCGGCGGGCTGGGGCGGGGGCGCCGCGACGACGGTAGGCGGGGCGCTGTACGTGCCCGAGTGCGAGGAGGTGCGCGTGTCCGCCGCCGTCGCGCGCCGCGGGTACCTCAACGTGCTGCAGCACGGCACGCACGGCTGGAAGAAGCGGTGGCTG GTGGTCCGCCGGCCGTACGTGTTCATGTACCGCGACGAGCGCGACCCGGTGGAGCGCGCGGTCATCAACCTCGCCAACGCGCACGTCGAGTACTCCGAGGACCAGGAGCAGATGGTGCGGATGCCGAATACTTTCAG TGTGGTGAGCAAGGAGCGCGGGTACCTGCTGCAGACTCTCGGTGACAAGGAGGTGCACGACTGGCTGTACGCCATCAACCCCCTGCTCGCCGGACAGATCAG GTGTGCAACAGGTCGCGGTcagcgcggcgcggggcgggggtcgcgggcggcgcggggggcgcgggggGCCAGGCGGACGCATGAGACAGCCTCACAATGGAGTCTATCCTCGTTTTTTAAGAGCGTCGCCGAAGCCAGGATATCGCACAGGCCGCTTAGAGCGACGCGCTCCCTACCCAGATATTGA
- the LOC121735619 gene encoding kinesin-like protein unc-104 isoform X5 encodes MSSVKVAVRVRPFNSREIARDCKCIIEMSGNTTVILNPKLPPNNKEGAKSFNFDFSYWSHNPSDPEFSSQIMVYKDIGEEMLQHAFDGYNICIFAYGQTGAGKSYTMMGRGEDGQEGIIPQICKDLFRRIRQTTSDDLTYSVEVSYMEIYCERVRDLLNPKNKGNLRVREHPALGPYVEDLSKLAVMSYQDIYDLIDEGNKARTVAATNMNETSSRSHAVFTIFFTQQRHDKTTNLVSEKVSKISLVDLAGSERADSTGAKGTRLKEGANINKSLTTLGKVISALAEISASKSKKSKKADFIPYRDSVLTWLLRENLGGNSKTAMIAAISPADINYDETLSTLRYADRAKQIVCKAVVNEDANAKLIRELKEEILKLRELLKAEGIDVAEAEENASPMRKKSEGEVLSPKLSRAATTIAEEAVDQLQASEKLIAELNETWEEKLKRTEQIRVQREAVFAEMGLAVKEGITVGVYSPKKTPHLVNLNEDPNLSECLIYYIKDGVTRLGTAEANVPQDIQLSGSHILSEHCIFENTDGVICLIPHRGALVYVNGREVEEPIILKTGSRVILGKNHVFRFTHPGQPREERVISNKDKELNETEREQSNTETEVASDIETVDWDYAQCELLEKQGIDLKAEMRKRLVALEEQFKREKEHADQQFEEQRKNYEARIDALQRQVEEQSVTMSMYSSYTPEDFHNDEDIFVNPLFETECWSAREVGLAAWAFRKWKYHQFTSLRDDLWGNAIFLKEANAISVELRKKVQFQFTLLTDTPYSPLPPELAPRDDDHEYRPGAPTVVAVEVTDTKNGATHYWTLEKLRHRLELMRAIYNMNESAYADEDAPPARTDADAYARPDAPLAQCISACANNTRLSLANLLPSRQRLELMREMYHNEAELSPTSPEHNIESVTGGDPFYDRFPWFRLVGRSFVYLSNLLYPVPLIHKVAIVNEKGDVKGYLRVAVQAVLDAEKNVCYVDNAEFAAGVKQSAKISFDDDIAPTRSRLKALTNVDKNNALNLEDRTEQDSNIKIEELAATECDADSGRGDSSLASELKEEDLPDHLTLGKEFTFRVTVLQAHSVSADYADVFCQFNFLHRNEDAFSTEPVKNAGKNTPLGFYHVQNITVPVTKSFVDYIKSQPIVFEVFGHYQQHPLHKDAKQDGVGGRLPPRRMLPPSLPISAPVRSPKWGAAAVAPPCCSSHLHSKHDLLVWFEICELAPNGEYVPAVVEHSDELPCRGLFLLHQGIQRRIRITILHEPSGDLHWSDVRELVVGRIRNTPEANEDTTDGDEDSALSLGLFPGERPTLDDRAVFRFEAAWDSSLHGSPLLNRVSGNGEVVYITLSAYLEVENCGRPAIITKDLSVVVVGRDSRIGAGRSLRRALFGSKAARADRLTGLYELSLHRALEPGVQRRQRRVLDTSGTYVRGEENLHGWRPRGDSLIFDHQRRIWRKLVYDWPLDIIDKFQWELEKMTRLEQVSRTRHFLALRERLRHGHENTVTPNDFTKTEKEVSNMAAKAAAECGHAREDVYEPWEMTPRERELATKYIKLIQGRIGHKEVETAVSPATPVDEGVSADISTPSLLSSIHSASSFELCSPERAMLERAAGWGGGAATTVGGALYVPECEEVRVSAAVARRGYLNVLQHGTHGWKKRWLVVRRPYVFMYRDERDPVERAVINLANAHVEYSEDQEQMVRMPNTFSVVSKERGYLLQTLGDKEVHDWLYAINPLLAGQIRCATGRGQRGAGRGSRAARGARGARRTHETASQWSLSSFFKSVAEARISHRPLRATRSLPRY; translated from the exons GCTACAACATATGCATATTCGCGTACGGACAAACTGGCGCGGGCAAGTCCTACACGATGATGGGCCGCGGCGAGGACGGCCAGGAGGGCATCATCCCGCAGATCTGCAAGGACCTCTTCCGCCGCATCCGGCAGACCACGTCAGATGACCTCACTTACTCG GTGGAAGTATCCTACATGGAGATATACTGCGAGCGAGTGCGTGATCTGCTCAACCCTAAGAACAAGGGCAACCTGAGGGTCCGCGAGCACCCCGCCCTCGGCCCTTACGTGGAGGACCTCAGCAAGCTCGCCGTCATGTCCTACCAGGATATATACGACCTTATTGACGAGGGGAATAAGGCCAG GACTGTAGCAGCAACCAACATGAACGAGACGTCGTCCCGCTCGCACGCGGTGTTCACCATCTTCTTCACGCAGCAGCGACACGACAAGACCACCAACTTGGTCTCAGAGAAG GTATCCAAGATCTCCCTAGTGGATCTGGCCGGGTCTGAGCGGGCTGACTCCACCGGCGCCAAGGGCACGCGGCTGAAGGAGGGCGCCAACATCAACAAGTCACTCACCACGCTCGGCAAAGTCATATCCGCGCTCGCTGAGATC TCG GCATCAAAAAGCAAGAAATCTAAGAAGGCGGACTTCATACCTTACCGTGACTCGGTTCTAACATGGCTTCTACGTGAGAATCTCGGCGGCAACTCCAAAACCGCCATGATAGCGGCCATATCACCCGCTGATATTAACTACGACGAGACGCTGAGTACATTGAG GTACGCGGATCGCGCCAAACAGATCGTCTGCAAGGCGGTCGTCAATGAGGACGCCAACGCCAAACTCATTCGAGAACTCAAGGAGGAGATACTCAAACTGCGCGAGCTGCTCAAGGCGGAGGGCATAGACGTCGCTGAAG CAGAGGAGAACGCGTCGCCGATGCGCAAGAAGAGCGAGGGCGAGGTGCTGTCGCCGAAGCTGTCGCGAGCCGCCACCACCATCGCCGAGGAGGCGGTCGACCAGCTGCAGGCTTCGGAGAAGCTTATTGCAG AACTAAACGAGACTTGGGAGGAGAAGCTCAAACGCACGGAACAGATACGAGTGCAGCGCGAGGCCGTTTTTGCTGAGATGGGTCTAGCTGTGAAGGAGGGTATAACAGTCGGTGTATACTCGCCCAAGAAGACTCCACATCTTGTCAACTTGAATGAGGACCCGAATTTGTCGGAATGCCTCATTTATTATATCAAGGATG GTGTGACCCGGCTCGGTACAGCTGAGGCCAACGTGCCCCAAGACATCCAGCTATCTGGCTCACACATACTTAGCGAGCACTGCATATTCGAGAACACGGACGGCGTCATCTGCCTCATACCGCACCGCGGCGCGCTCGTGTACGTCAACGGCCGAGAG GTGGAGGAGCCGATAATCCTGAAGACCGGTTCCCGGGTGATCCTGGGCAAGAACCACGTGTTCCGGTTCACGCACCCCGGCCAGCCGCGAGAGGAGCGCGTCATCAGCAACAAGGACAAGGAGCTCAATGAGACGGAGAGGGAACAGAGCAATACTGAGACTGAAG TCGCGAGCGACATAGAGACAGTAGACTGGGACTACGCGCAGTGCGAACTGCTGGAGAAACAGGGCATAGACCTGAAGGCCGAGATGAGGAAGCGCCTCGTCGCCCTCGAGGAGCAGTTCAAGAGAGAGAAGGAACATGCAGACCAGCAGTTTGAGGAACAGAGAAAG AACTACGAAGCCCGCATCGATGCACTCCAGCGTCAGGTGGAGGAGCAGAGCGTCACCATGTCTATGTACAGCTCCTACACGCCGGAAGACTTCCACAATGATGAAGACATATTCG TGAATCCCCTGTTTGAGACAGAGTGTTGGTCGGCGCGCGAGGTGGGGCTGGCGGCGTGGGCGTTCCGCAAGTGGAAGTACCACCAGTTCACCTCGCTGAGGGATGACCTGTGGGGCAACGCTATCTTCCTCAAG GAGGCGAACGCAATCTCCGTGGAGCTCCGCAAGAAGGTCCAATTCCAGTTCACCCTACTCACGGACACGCCCTACTCGCCCCTCCCACCGGAACTCGCGCCGCGCGACGACGACCACGAGTACCGCCCCGGTGCGCCCACTGTGGTCGCCGTAGAGGTTACTGATACGAAGAACGGGGCTACGCATTATTGGACGCTGGAGAAGTTGCG CCATCGCCTGGAGCTCATGCGCGCGATATACAACATGAACGAGAGCGCGTACGCAGACGAGGACGCTCCGCCCGCACGCACGGACGCAGACGCGTACGCACGGCCGGACGCGCCGCTCGCGCAGTGCATATCTGCGTGCGCGAATAACACAAGACTATCGCTTGCCAATCTCCTGCCCTCGAG ACAACGTCTCGAGCTGATGCGCGAGATGTATCACAACGAGGCGGAGCTGTCGCCGACGTCGCCAGAGCACAACATCGAGTCGGTGACCGGCGGCGATCCATTCTACGACCGGTTCCCCTGGTTCCGTCTGGTTGGACG GAGCTTCGTGTACCTATCGAACCTGCTGTACCCGGTCCCGCTCATTCACAAGGTGGCCATCGTGAACGAGAAAGGAGACGTTAAGGGTTACCTGCGCGTCGCCGTGCAGGCCGTGCTCGACGCTGAAAAGA ATGTCTGCTACGTAGACAACGCGGAATTCGCGGCGGGCGTCAAACAGTCCGCCAAGATATCGTTCGACGACGATATCGCTCCGACGCGCTCACGACTGAAGGCGCTAACGAATGTCGACAAGAACAATGCTCTGAATCTCGAAGACAGGACCGAACAGGACTCTAATATCAAGATTGAGG AACTAGCAGCTACCGAGTGCGACGCCGACAGCGGGCGCGGGGACAGCTCCCTGGCGTCGGAGCTGAAGGAGGAGGACCTGCCCGACCACCTCACCCTGGGCAAGGAGTTCACCTTCCGCGTGACAGTGCTGCAGGCGCACAGCGTGTCGGCTGACTATGCTGATGTGTTCTGCCAGTTCAA TTTCTTACACAGGAACGAGGACGCATTTTCCACAGAGCCCGTCAAGAACGCTGGAAAGAACACCCCTCTTGGATTCTACCACGTACAAAAC ATCACAGTTCCAGTAACGAAGTCATTCGTGGACTACATCAAGTCTCAGCCGATTGTTTTCGAAGTATTCGGTCACTACCAACAACACCCACTGCATAAG GACGCGAAACAAGACGGCGTGGGGGGTCGATTACCCCCTCGCCGCATGCTGCCCCCCTCTCTGCCGATATCGGCGCCGGTCCGCAGCCCCAAGTGGGGCGCGGCCGCCGTGGCCCCGCCCTGCTGCTCCTCCCACCTTCACTCCAAACACGACCTGCTCGTCTGGTTCGAGATCTGCGAGCTCGCGCCCAATGGAGAATATGTGCCGGCG GTGGTGGAGCACAGCGACGAGTTACCCTGCCGCGGACTGTTCCTGCTGCACCAGGGCATACAGCGGCGCATACGCATCACGATACTGCACGAACCCTCCGGTGATCTTCACTGGAGCGACGTGAGGGAACTCGTTGTTG GACGTATCAGAAACACACCCGAGGCTAACGAGGATACGACGGACGGGGACGAGGACAGCGCACTGTCGCTCGGCCTGTTCCCCGGAGAACGACCCACGCTGGACGACAGGGCGGTGTTCCG ATTCGAAGCGGCATGGGACAGCAGCTTGCACGGCTCACCGCTGCTCAACAGAGTTAGCGGCAACGGCGAGGTCGTCTACATCACGCTTAGTGCTTATCTCGAG GTGGAAAACTGTGGTCGACCAGCTATCATCACCAAGGATCTATCAGTGGTGGTCGTCGGGCGCGATTCTCGCATCGGCGCTGGGCGATCGCTCCGTCGCGCGCTCTTTGGCTCCAAGGCGGCACGCGCTGACCGCCTCACCGGGCTATACGAGTTGAGTCTTCACCGCGCGCTGGAGCCCG GTGTACAACGTCGTCAGAGACGAGTGCTCGACACAAGTGGCACTTATGTGCGAGGTGAAGAGAACTTGCACGGTTGGCGCCCTAGGGGCGACTCCCTCATATTCGACCACCAG AGGCGTATCTGGCGCAAACTGGTCTATGATTGGCCGCTGGACATTATCGATAAATTTCAG TGGGAGCTAGAGAAGATGACTCGACTGGAGCAAGTGAGCCGGACACGTCACTTCCTGGCGCTGCGCGAGCGCCTGCGTCACGGACACGAGAATACCGTCACACCCAACGACTTTACGAAGACAGAGAAG GAGGTGAGCAACATGGCGGCTAAGGCGGCCGCGGAGTGCGGTCACGCACGCGAGGATGTATACGAGCCGTGGGAGATGACGCCGCGCGAACGGGAACTCGCCACCAAATACATTAAACTTATACAGG GGAGGATAGGTCACAAGGAGGTGGAGACCGCGGTGTCGCCCGCCACGCCCGTTGACGAGGGCGTGTCCGCCGACATCAGCACGCCCAGCCTGCTCTCCTCCATACACAGCGCCAGCAGCTTCGA GCTATGTTCCCCGGAGCGCGCCATGCTGGAGCGCGCGGCGGGCTGGGGCGGGGGCGCCGCGACGACGGTAGGCGGGGCGCTGTACGTGCCCGAGTGCGAGGAGGTGCGCGTGTCCGCCGCCGTCGCGCGCCGCGGGTACCTCAACGTGCTGCAGCACGGCACGCACGGCTGGAAGAAGCGGTGGCTG GTGGTCCGCCGGCCGTACGTGTTCATGTACCGCGACGAGCGCGACCCGGTGGAGCGCGCGGTCATCAACCTCGCCAACGCGCACGTCGAGTACTCCGAGGACCAGGAGCAGATGGTGCGGATGCCGAATACTTTCAG TGTGGTGAGCAAGGAGCGCGGGTACCTGCTGCAGACTCTCGGTGACAAGGAGGTGCACGACTGGCTGTACGCCATCAACCCCCTGCTCGCCGGACAGATCAG GTGTGCAACAGGTCGCGGTcagcgcggcgcggggcgggggtcgcgggcggcgcggggggcgcgggggGCCAGGCGGACGCATGAGACAGCCTCACAATGGAGTCTATCCTCGTTTTTTAAGAGCGTCGCCGAAGCCAGGATATCGCACAGGCCGCTTAGAGCGACGCGCTCCCTACCCAGATATTGA